Proteins encoded by one window of Rouxiella chamberiensis:
- a CDS encoding tellurite resistance TerB family protein, translating to MSIFDRVKDAITSGRSELTKQVGRFKNKKFMHGTVAVCARIAVSSNGVSSEEKQKMIGFLQSSPELKVFDTQEVIDFFNQLVGNFAFDYEIGKGETMKYILALKDQPEAAQLAVRVGIAVAKSDGDFDQDEQNAVREIALALGFTPAEFGL from the coding sequence ATGAGTATTTTCGACAGAGTCAAAGACGCCATTACCTCGGGCCGAAGCGAACTGACTAAACAGGTCGGGCGCTTCAAGAACAAGAAGTTCATGCACGGCACCGTCGCGGTCTGCGCGCGGATTGCGGTTTCCAGCAACGGCGTGAGCAGCGAAGAAAAGCAGAAGATGATTGGTTTTCTTCAGTCTTCGCCCGAGCTGAAAGTATTCGATACACAAGAAGTTATCGATTTCTTCAATCAGCTGGTGGGCAATTTCGCTTTCGATTACGAAATCGGTAAAGGCGAAACCATGAAATACATTCTGGCACTGAAAGACCAGCCAGAGGCGGCGCAGCTTGCTGTACGCGTCGGGATTGCCGTGGCGAAAAGCGACGGAGATTTCGATCAGGACGAGCAAAACGCCGTGCGTGAAATCGCGCTAGCGCTGGGCTTCACGCCTGCCGAATTTGGTCTTTAG
- a CDS encoding TerC/Alx family metal homeostasis membrane protein encodes MESTHIGFPIETVIVFVVLAVGAILIDLFMHRHDEAISLKSASLWTVFWIVVAMAFAGFLYIHHGAEVASLFITGYALEKVLSVDNLFVMMAIFSWFAVPDNYRHRVLYWGVIGAIVFRGIFVAIGASLLMLGPWVEIVFALIVGWTAVMMLKSGDDDDEIEDYSQHIAYRMVKRFFPIWPKLRGHSFLLSQKEVDVELAKPENKDVTIGRVGKAARYATPLMLCLAVVELSDVMFAFDSVPAVIAVSREPLIVYSAMMFAILGLRTMYFVLEALKQYLVHLEKAVIVLLFFIAVKLGLNATDHLWHHGYNISANASLLVVLGVLAVGTIISVMFPGKGDAEQGKQG; translated from the coding sequence ATGGAATCTACTCATATCGGCTTTCCTATCGAAACCGTTATCGTGTTTGTGGTACTGGCCGTCGGGGCCATTCTGATTGACCTGTTCATGCACCGTCACGACGAAGCTATCTCGCTGAAAAGTGCCTCGCTCTGGACCGTGTTCTGGATAGTCGTCGCGATGGCCTTTGCGGGCTTCCTTTATATTCATCACGGTGCCGAAGTGGCCAGCCTGTTTATTACCGGTTATGCGCTTGAGAAGGTGCTGTCGGTCGATAACCTGTTTGTCATGATGGCCATTTTCTCGTGGTTCGCCGTGCCCGACAACTATCGCCACCGCGTGCTGTATTGGGGCGTTATCGGCGCCATCGTGTTCCGCGGCATCTTCGTGGCTATCGGTGCCAGCCTGCTGATGCTCGGGCCGTGGGTGGAGATTGTCTTTGCGCTGATTGTCGGCTGGACCGCCGTGATGATGCTCAAAAGCGGCGATGACGACGATGAAATCGAAGACTATTCGCAACATATCGCCTATCGCATGGTGAAACGTTTCTTCCCTATCTGGCCGAAACTGCGCGGACATTCGTTCCTGCTGAGCCAGAAAGAGGTCGACGTGGAACTGGCCAAGCCCGAAAACAAAGATGTCACTATCGGCCGTGTCGGCAAGGCAGCACGCTACGCCACGCCGCTGATGCTGTGCCTGGCGGTGGTCGAACTGTCTGACGTCATGTTCGCATTTGACTCCGTACCGGCGGTCATCGCGGTTAGCCGTGAACCGCTTATCGTCTACAGCGCCATGATGTTTGCGATTCTTGGCCTGCGTACCATGTATTTTGTGCTCGAAGCCTTGAAGCAATATCTGGTTCATCTCGAGAAAGCGGTCATCGTGCTGCTGTTCTTCATCGCGGTAAAACTGGGTCTGAACGCGACCGATCACCTGTGGCACCACGGATACAATATTTCGGCCAACGCCAGCCTGCTGGTCGTACTGGGTGTGCTGGCTGTGGGAACCATCATCAGCGTGATGTTCCCGGGTAAAGGCGATGCCGAACAAGGTAAACAGGGCTAA
- a CDS encoding TerD family protein — translation MGVSLSKGGNVSLSKEAPTMKNVLVGLGWDARSTDGQDFDLDASAFLLASNGKVRSDADFIFYNNLKSAEGSVQHTGDNRTGAGDGDDEALKIKLDAIPADVDKIVFVVTIHDGATRRQSFGQVSGAFIRLVNDENQQEVARYDLTEDASTETAMLFGELYRHNAEWKFRAVGQGYAGGLNSVCAQYGINAS, via the coding sequence ATGGGCGTTTCTCTTTCTAAAGGCGGCAATGTTTCTTTAAGCAAAGAAGCACCGACCATGAAAAATGTGCTGGTTGGTCTGGGGTGGGATGCCCGCTCTACCGATGGGCAGGACTTTGACCTTGATGCCTCCGCATTCCTGCTGGCCAGCAATGGCAAGGTGCGCAGCGATGCCGACTTCATTTTCTACAACAACCTGAAATCGGCGGAAGGCTCCGTACAACATACCGGCGACAACCGCACCGGCGCGGGCGATGGCGATGACGAAGCATTGAAAATCAAGCTCGACGCCATTCCTGCCGACGTCGATAAAATCGTTTTTGTGGTCACTATCCACGATGGCGCAACCCGTCGTCAGAGTTTTGGGCAGGTTTCCGGCGCGTTTATCCGTCTGGTCAATGATGAGAACCAGCAGGAAGTGGCGCGTTACGACCTAACTGAAGATGCCTCGACGGAAACGGCGATGCTGTTCGGCGAGCTTTACCGCCACAATGCGGAATGGAAATTCCGTGCGGTAGGTCAGGGTTATGCAGGCGGTCTGAATTCGGTATGCGCGCAGTACGGCATCAACGCGTCTTGA
- a CDS encoding TerD family protein, producing the protein MAVSLTKGGNVSLTKEAPTMNIAMVGLGWDSRVTDGAEFDLDASVFMVGENGKVLSDAGFIFFNNKTSACGSVNHMGDNRTGEGDGDDEQVKIDLAKVPADVKKLVFAVTIYDAETRKQNFGMVSNSFMRVFNNDNGTEIARFDLSEDASTETAMVFGELYRHITEWKFKAVGQGFAGGLSALASQHGVNI; encoded by the coding sequence ATGGCAGTTTCTCTGACTAAAGGCGGCAACGTCTCGTTAACGAAAGAAGCACCTACGATGAATATCGCGATGGTCGGTCTGGGCTGGGATTCGCGCGTCACCGACGGCGCAGAGTTCGACCTCGATGCTTCCGTCTTCATGGTAGGCGAAAACGGCAAAGTGCTTTCCGATGCCGGTTTTATTTTCTTTAACAACAAAACCAGCGCCTGCGGTTCGGTGAATCACATGGGTGACAACCGCACCGGCGAAGGCGACGGCGATGATGAGCAGGTCAAGATTGATCTGGCAAAAGTCCCTGCCGACGTCAAAAAACTGGTGTTTGCCGTTACCATCTATGATGCCGAAACGCGCAAGCAGAACTTCGGTATGGTGAGCAACAGCTTCATGCGCGTGTTCAACAATGACAACGGCACTGAAATCGCCCGTTTTGATCTGTCCGAAGATGCCTCTACCGAAACGGCGATGGTATTCGGCGAGCTGTATCGTCACATCACCGAATGGAAATTCAAGGCCGTAGGTCAGGGCTTTGCAGGCGGCCTGTCTGCGCTGGCTTCCCAGCACGGCGTTAATATCTAA
- a CDS encoding alkene reductase gives MTDLFGKFTLGDIELANRIVMAPMTRSRAPDDIANEQIALYYTQRATAGLIVSEGTPVSREGQGYLFNPGIFGKKQIAGWKLTTDSVHSVGGKIFAQLWHVGRVSHTSLQIDGAAPVSSSDKPAAKATAFAYKEDGEPGFVETSKPRPLSTEEVGRVVNDFAQAAENAITAGFDGVEIHGANGYLFEQFINPKVNDRSDKYGAQNIEDRLRFVFEVVDAVCARIGKGRVGIRISPYGQLFDMPLYDDIDETYSALCKGLGERGIAYVHVMDQTNFFFSADDAQSKDEAIKNLLKICRDGLKETALILAGDLTRERAQDYLDSGLIDLAAFGQPFIANPDLVYRLENALPLNKPDRDTYYGGSAEGYIDYPPYESA, from the coding sequence ATGACTGACTTATTTGGCAAATTTACGCTGGGCGACATTGAACTGGCCAACCGTATTGTGATGGCTCCGATGACCCGCTCCCGCGCGCCGGACGATATCGCCAACGAACAGATTGCGCTGTATTACACGCAGCGTGCCACCGCAGGCCTTATTGTTTCAGAAGGTACACCGGTGTCCCGCGAAGGTCAGGGTTATTTATTCAACCCAGGTATTTTCGGCAAGAAGCAGATAGCTGGCTGGAAACTCACTACCGATTCCGTACACAGCGTCGGCGGCAAGATTTTTGCCCAGCTGTGGCACGTGGGCCGCGTTTCTCATACGTCGCTGCAAATCGACGGCGCGGCGCCTGTGAGTTCTTCCGATAAACCGGCCGCCAAAGCCACCGCATTTGCCTATAAAGAAGATGGCGAACCGGGCTTCGTTGAAACATCCAAACCTCGTCCGCTCTCTACCGAAGAAGTCGGACGCGTGGTCAATGATTTTGCCCAGGCGGCGGAAAACGCCATCACTGCGGGCTTCGACGGCGTGGAAATCCACGGTGCCAACGGCTACCTCTTCGAGCAGTTTATTAATCCGAAGGTCAACGATCGCAGTGACAAATACGGCGCGCAAAACATTGAAGATCGTCTGCGTTTTGTGTTTGAGGTCGTCGATGCCGTCTGTGCTCGAATCGGCAAGGGGCGTGTCGGCATCCGCATCTCGCCTTACGGCCAACTGTTTGATATGCCGCTCTATGACGACATTGACGAAACCTACTCCGCACTATGCAAAGGTTTGGGTGAACGCGGCATTGCCTATGTGCATGTCATGGACCAGACCAACTTCTTCTTTAGCGCAGATGATGCGCAATCAAAAGACGAGGCCATCAAGAATCTGTTGAAAATCTGTCGTGACGGGCTGAAAGAGACGGCGCTGATTCTGGCAGGCGACTTGACCCGCGAGCGGGCGCAGGATTACCTCGACTCCGGTCTGATTGACCTGGCCGCCTTTGGTCAGCCGTTTATTGCCAATCCTGACCTGGTTTATCGGCTGGAGAATGCGTTGCCGCTGAACAAGCCCGACCGCGATACCTATTACGGCGGTTCTGCCGAGGGTTATATTGACTATCCTCCTTACGAATCCGCCTAA
- a CDS encoding LysR family transcriptional regulator, translating to MFSADSLKGISVFVSVADAGSFSAAADKLKLTNSAVSKNVARLEARLGKKLFTRTTRTLALTEAGERYYRTCAAVLAELEETELALLTEDKEPHGRVRIDLPASYGRLHVLPLILEFAKRYPLLEPHISFSDRFVDPIQEGIDIVVRIGGSDAWSAMLGHRFFGAQRLIFCASPNYLAKHGAPQRAEDLLQHHCVSYGDTDGRISPWYFTGRQKADIERRTMRSRISVGDGEGEMQAVLQDYGIAQLPLWLVKEKLDSGELVEVLPELAMDGLPMNVVWLKSREAQPKVRALLDLLNEKLTASGTAFSG from the coding sequence ATGTTTTCTGCGGACAGTCTTAAGGGCATCAGCGTTTTTGTCAGCGTAGCGGATGCAGGCAGTTTCTCGGCGGCGGCCGACAAGCTCAAACTGACCAATTCGGCAGTCAGTAAAAACGTCGCCCGGCTTGAGGCGCGACTGGGCAAAAAACTGTTCACCCGCACCACGCGCACACTGGCACTGACCGAAGCAGGCGAGCGCTATTATCGTACCTGCGCCGCCGTGCTCGCCGAGCTGGAAGAAACCGAGCTGGCGCTGCTGACCGAAGACAAGGAGCCGCACGGCAGAGTGCGTATCGATCTACCGGCCTCTTATGGTCGACTGCATGTCTTGCCGCTGATTCTGGAATTCGCCAAACGCTATCCGCTGCTCGAACCGCACATCTCCTTTTCGGATCGCTTTGTTGACCCGATTCAGGAGGGCATCGATATCGTGGTGCGTATCGGAGGATCCGATGCATGGTCGGCAATGCTGGGCCACCGCTTCTTTGGCGCGCAGCGGCTTATCTTCTGCGCCTCGCCAAACTACCTTGCCAAACACGGTGCGCCGCAGCGGGCGGAGGATCTTCTGCAACATCATTGCGTCAGTTATGGCGACACCGACGGGCGTATCAGTCCGTGGTATTTTACCGGTCGGCAGAAGGCGGACATCGAGCGGAGAACGATGCGCTCGCGCATTTCGGTCGGCGATGGCGAAGGGGAGATGCAGGCGGTGTTGCAGGATTACGGCATCGCGCAGTTGCCGTTGTGGCTGGTAAAGGAAAAACTGGATAGCGGCGAACTGGTGGAAGTGCTGCCCGAACTGGCAATGGATGGCCTGCCCATGAACGTGGTGTGGCTCAAAAGTCGTGAAGCCCAGCCTAAGGTTCGTGCGCTGCTGGACCTGCTTAATGAAAAACTTACGGCCTCCGGCACGGCTTTTTCCGGGTGA
- a CDS encoding sterol desaturase family protein → MLLLINAFIILLTVIAMEVIAALAHKYIMHSWGWGWHHSHHEPHEGGLELNDLYAVVFAGLAILLIYLGSVGYWPLQWIGAGMTTYGALYFIVHDGLVHQRWPFRYIPRKGYLKRLYMAHKLHHAVRGKEDCVSFGFLYAPPLSKLQKTLRQRHKNPLTRTLPQIGRTWRRTRHPRSKRHACTCRQQG, encoded by the coding sequence ATGCTGCTGTTAATCAATGCTTTTATTATCCTGTTGACGGTTATCGCGATGGAAGTGATCGCAGCGTTGGCGCACAAATATATTATGCACAGTTGGGGCTGGGGCTGGCACCACTCGCACCACGAACCGCACGAGGGCGGGCTGGAGTTGAATGATCTCTATGCCGTGGTGTTTGCCGGCTTGGCAATCTTGCTGATTTATCTTGGAAGCGTGGGTTACTGGCCCTTACAGTGGATAGGCGCGGGTATGACGACCTACGGCGCACTGTATTTTATCGTTCACGATGGGCTGGTGCATCAGCGCTGGCCGTTTCGTTATATTCCGCGCAAAGGTTATCTAAAACGGCTGTATATGGCCCATAAGCTGCACCACGCGGTGCGGGGCAAGGAAGACTGCGTGTCCTTTGGTTTCCTGTATGCGCCACCGCTGTCGAAGCTGCAAAAGACGCTGCGTCAGCGGCATAAAAATCCTTTAACGAGGACGCTGCCACAGATCGGGCGGACGTGGCGTCGAACTCGCCATCCGAGAAGTAAGCGCCACGCCTGCACCTGCCGCCAGCAGGGCTAA
- the crtB gene encoding 15-cis-phytoene synthase CrtB, translating to MNQPLLNHATETMAVGSKSFATASKLFDTHTRRSALMLYAWCRHCDDVIDGQTLGFSAPAPVDTPEQRLAQLRESTRRAFAGEKMEDPAFAAFQEVALTQGISERLAFDHLEGYAMDVREETYQTLNDTLRYCYHVAGVVGLMMAQVMGVRDEAVLDRACDLGLAFQLTNIARDIVEDAQVHRCYVPLQWLADEGLDRSNYALPSHRRQLARIAGRLIEEAEPYYQSARAGLQDLPLRSAWAIATARGVYREIGVKVQKAGMSAWDNRQGTSKAEKLALLAAGAGVALTSRMASSTPRPPDLWQRPR from the coding sequence ATGAATCAACCCTTGTTGAATCACGCCACGGAAACGATGGCGGTCGGCTCGAAGAGTTTTGCTACCGCATCAAAATTGTTTGATACCCACACGCGACGCAGCGCGTTGATGCTTTATGCCTGGTGTCGTCATTGTGACGATGTCATCGACGGACAAACGCTCGGCTTTAGCGCGCCCGCGCCTGTCGACACCCCCGAGCAACGGCTGGCGCAACTGCGTGAATCGACGCGCCGCGCCTTTGCCGGGGAGAAAATGGAAGATCCCGCCTTTGCCGCTTTTCAGGAGGTCGCGCTGACGCAGGGAATCAGCGAACGGCTGGCGTTTGATCATCTCGAAGGCTACGCGATGGACGTGCGCGAAGAGACTTACCAGACGCTCAACGACACGTTGCGTTACTGTTACCACGTGGCCGGGGTTGTGGGATTGATGATGGCGCAGGTCATGGGCGTGCGCGACGAGGCGGTGCTGGACCGCGCCTGCGATTTGGGTCTGGCGTTCCAGCTGACCAATATTGCCCGCGATATCGTCGAAGATGCGCAGGTTCATCGCTGCTACGTGCCGCTGCAATGGCTGGCCGACGAGGGGCTGGACAGAAGCAATTATGCCCTGCCTTCCCATCGGCGGCAGTTGGCGCGCATCGCCGGTCGCCTGATAGAAGAAGCCGAGCCGTATTATCAGTCTGCCAGAGCGGGATTGCAGGATTTACCGCTGCGCTCGGCCTGGGCGATTGCCACCGCGCGCGGCGTTTATCGGGAAATTGGCGTGAAGGTGCAAAAGGCCGGCATGTCAGCGTGGGATAATCGTCAGGGCACCAGCAAGGCTGAAAAATTAGCCCTGCTGGCGGCAGGTGCAGGCGTGGCGCTTACTTCTCGGATGGCGAGTTCGACGCCACGTCCGCCCGATCTGTGGCAGCGTCCTCGTTAA
- a CDS encoding phytoene desaturase, producing MDRTIVIGAGFGGLALAIRLQSAGIPTLLLEGRDKPGGRAYVYQEQGFTFDAGPTVITDPSAIEELFALSGKRLEDYVELMPVTPFYRLCWEDGKVLDYDNDQARLEAQITRFNPRDVEGYRKFLRYSQAVFKEGYLKLGTVPFLSFRDMLKAGPQLARLQAWRSVYSMVASFIEEDHLRQAFSFHSLLVGGNPFATSSIYTLIHALEREWGVWFPRGGTGALVQGMVKLFEDLGGKIELNAKVGKLETAGDKIIAVQLEDGRRLPTPAVASNGDVVNTYQKLLADHPVGKARSTSLKRKRMSNSLFVLYFGLNHHHSQLAHHTVCFGPRYQALINEIFNSDKLADDFSLYLHAPCVTDPSLAPEGGGSYYVLAPVPHLGTADIDWNVEGPRLRDRIFAYLEERYMPGLREQLVTHRMFTPFDFRDELDAHLGSAFSVEPILTQSAWFRPHNRDDQIDNLYLVGAGTHPGAGVPGVIGSAKATAGLMLEDLTP from the coding sequence ATGGACAGAACGATTGTAATTGGTGCCGGTTTTGGCGGTCTGGCGTTGGCGATTCGCCTGCAGTCGGCAGGGATCCCGACGCTGTTGCTCGAAGGCCGCGACAAGCCCGGCGGTCGCGCTTATGTGTACCAGGAACAAGGATTTACTTTCGATGCGGGTCCCACGGTTATCACCGATCCTTCGGCTATCGAGGAGCTGTTCGCCTTGAGTGGTAAACGCCTTGAGGACTATGTCGAGCTGATGCCCGTCACGCCGTTTTATCGGTTGTGCTGGGAAGACGGAAAAGTGCTGGATTACGACAACGATCAGGCCAGACTCGAGGCGCAGATTACCCGCTTTAATCCGCGTGACGTCGAAGGGTATCGCAAATTCCTGCGCTATTCGCAGGCGGTGTTCAAAGAGGGTTATCTCAAACTCGGCACCGTGCCGTTTCTCTCCTTTCGCGACATGCTCAAAGCCGGTCCGCAACTGGCCCGTTTGCAGGCTTGGCGCAGCGTTTACAGCATGGTGGCTTCCTTTATAGAAGAAGATCATCTGCGTCAGGCATTCTCCTTCCACTCGCTGCTGGTCGGCGGCAATCCGTTTGCCACCTCGTCGATTTATACGTTGATTCATGCCCTTGAGCGCGAATGGGGCGTGTGGTTCCCACGCGGCGGCACCGGTGCGCTGGTGCAGGGCATGGTAAAACTGTTTGAAGATCTGGGCGGCAAGATTGAGCTGAATGCCAAAGTCGGCAAACTCGAAACGGCGGGTGATAAAATCATCGCCGTGCAGCTTGAAGACGGACGCCGGTTGCCGACGCCCGCCGTGGCGTCCAATGGCGACGTGGTCAATACCTATCAAAAATTGCTGGCCGATCACCCCGTCGGCAAGGCGCGCTCGACTTCGCTCAAACGTAAACGGATGAGTAACTCGCTGTTTGTGCTGTATTTCGGGCTTAACCATCATCACAGTCAGCTGGCGCACCATACCGTCTGCTTCGGACCACGCTATCAGGCGCTGATCAATGAAATTTTCAACAGCGACAAACTGGCCGACGACTTCTCCCTGTATCTGCATGCGCCCTGTGTCACCGACCCTTCGCTCGCGCCGGAAGGCGGCGGCAGCTATTACGTGCTGGCCCCCGTCCCGCATCTCGGCACGGCCGATATCGACTGGAACGTCGAAGGACCGCGACTGCGCGACCGCATTTTTGCCTATCTCGAAGAGCGCTACATGCCGGGGCTTCGCGAGCAGCTCGTGACGCACCGCATGTTTACGCCGTTTGATTTTCGCGACGAGCTGGACGCGCATCTCGGCTCTGCGTTTTCCGTCGAACCCATTTTGACCCAAAGCGCCTGGTTCAGGCCGCACAACCGCGACGACCAGATTGACAATCTCTATCTGGTCGGCGCTGGCACCCATCCCGGAGCAGGCGTGCCGGGCGTGATAGGCTCGGCGAAAGCCACAGCGGGCCTGATGCTTGAGGATTTGACCCCATGA
- a CDS encoding glycosyltransferase, whose product MSHFAVIAPPLFSHLRALEALSRELIARGHTITFIQQAEALDLLREPDIARFAVGETTHPAGSLAHTLKLASRPGGLSILGLIDDMARTTDMLCNELPAALEHLAVDGLIVDQMEPAGGLVAEALGIPFVSVACALPVNREPGLPLPVMPFEYADDERAHKLYSSSQQVYDWMMRRHNRVIARHAQAFGLSPRHGLHECLSPLAQISQTIPSLDFPRHDVQDRFYSVGPLRNPVQSSAERWSVNPDKPFIFASLGTLQGHRFKNFKTIARACQSLDLQLLIAHCGGLDETQAEQLRGAGAQWVTDFADQNAVLQQAQAVITHGGLNTVADAITHATPILAMPLAFDQPGVASRVVWSGIGRKVSRFCSSDTLAQNLDLLLNEPSYRQRLVGMQQTLLQAGGVTRAASIVEQTLGHEKSDPVRAAS is encoded by the coding sequence GAACTGATTGCCCGAGGTCACACGATAACCTTTATCCAGCAGGCCGAGGCGCTAGATCTGCTGCGCGAGCCTGACATTGCCAGATTCGCGGTCGGCGAAACCACGCATCCTGCGGGGTCGCTCGCCCACACTCTCAAACTGGCGTCCAGACCGGGCGGGTTATCGATTCTCGGCCTGATTGACGACATGGCGCGCACCACGGATATGCTGTGCAACGAACTGCCCGCCGCGCTCGAACACCTCGCGGTTGACGGGCTGATTGTCGACCAGATGGAACCGGCCGGTGGACTGGTTGCCGAGGCGCTCGGCATTCCGTTTGTCTCGGTGGCCTGCGCGCTGCCGGTCAATCGCGAGCCGGGCCTGCCGTTGCCCGTTATGCCCTTCGAGTATGCCGACGACGAGCGCGCCCACAAACTTTATAGCTCGAGCCAGCAGGTTTACGACTGGATGATGCGCCGCCATAACCGCGTGATTGCCCGCCACGCGCAAGCGTTTGGCCTCTCGCCGCGTCACGGCTTGCACGAATGTCTTTCACCTCTGGCCCAGATTAGCCAGACTATTCCGTCACTGGATTTCCCGCGTCATGACGTTCAGGACCGCTTTTATTCCGTCGGGCCGCTGCGCAATCCTGTGCAATCCTCTGCCGAGCGCTGGTCCGTGAACCCCGACAAGCCGTTTATTTTCGCCTCGCTGGGCACGCTGCAAGGCCACAGATTCAAGAACTTTAAAACCATCGCGCGCGCCTGCCAGAGTCTCGACCTGCAACTGCTGATTGCCCACTGCGGCGGGCTGGATGAGACGCAAGCCGAGCAACTGCGTGGCGCAGGGGCGCAGTGGGTCACCGACTTCGCCGACCAGAATGCCGTGCTGCAACAGGCGCAGGCGGTCATTACCCACGGCGGACTCAATACCGTTGCCGACGCCATCACTCACGCCACGCCGATTCTCGCGATGCCACTCGCCTTCGACCAGCCCGGCGTCGCCTCGCGCGTAGTGTGGAGCGGAATCGGTCGCAAAGTCTCGCGCTTTTGCAGCAGCGACACGCTGGCGCAAAACCTGGATCTTCTGCTTAATGAACCCAGCTATCGACAGCGCCTTGTCGGCATGCAACAGACTCTGCTTCAGGCGGGCGGCGTCACGCGTGCTGCCAGCATTGTCGAGCAGACGCTGGGCCACGAGAAATCCGACCCTGTTCGAGCCGCGTCGTGA